In Nonomuraea sp. NBC_00507, the following are encoded in one genomic region:
- a CDS encoding ExeA family protein encodes MIERLRSHYGFTRTPFGRDLAPGMLFKHTAHAEAAARLTWCITEKAIGMVTGEVGVGKTVALRAALGTLDPARYSIIYIADPEIGMRGILTQLVIGLDGDPKPHLATLIPQAADILAGEQAERGRTPVLILDEAHLLNHAQLDALRMMTNHELDSRQPFALLLLGQPTLRRMIKLGVLAALDQRISVRYPMGGMTSEETSGYIRHHLQLAGRQDPLFSDDATTLIHESARGKPRTVNNLAIQALLASIAAGKAIVDESAARSAVTEVISPE; translated from the coding sequence GTGATCGAGCGCTTGCGATCCCACTACGGCTTCACCCGCACCCCCTTCGGCCGCGACCTGGCCCCGGGCATGCTGTTCAAACACACCGCCCACGCCGAAGCCGCCGCCCGGCTCACCTGGTGCATCACCGAGAAGGCCATCGGCATGGTCACCGGCGAGGTCGGCGTCGGCAAGACCGTCGCCCTACGCGCCGCCCTCGGCACCCTGGATCCCGCCCGCTACAGCATCATCTACATCGCCGACCCCGAGATCGGCATGCGCGGCATCCTGACCCAGCTCGTGATCGGCCTGGACGGCGACCCCAAACCACACCTGGCCACCCTCATCCCGCAAGCCGCCGACATCCTGGCCGGTGAGCAAGCCGAACGCGGCCGCACCCCCGTCCTCATCCTGGACGAGGCGCACCTGCTCAACCACGCCCAGTTGGATGCCTTGAGGATGATGACCAACCATGAGCTCGACAGTCGCCAGCCCTTCGCGCTGCTCCTGCTCGGCCAGCCCACCCTCCGCCGTATGATCAAACTCGGCGTCCTGGCCGCTCTCGACCAGCGCATCTCCGTCCGCTACCCGATGGGCGGCATGACCAGCGAGGAGACCAGCGGATACATCCGCCACCACCTCCAACTCGCAGGCCGCCAAGATCCGCTCTTCTCCGACGATGCCACCACACTCATCCACGAGTCCGCCCGCGGCAAGCCCCGCACCGTCAACAACCTGGCCATCCAGGCCTTGCTGGCCAGCATCGCCGCGGGCAAGGCGATCGTCGACGAAAGCGCCGCCCGCTCCGCCGTCACCGAGGTGATCTCTCCAGAGTGA
- a CDS encoding lipopolysaccharide biosynthesis protein, whose amino-acid sequence MNKIFADTIQTMASSALRSVLIAVTGIILARSLQPQGQGTYAMVTTTALTAIAMGHLSLSKSQIAFWPDAARRPSVTGNALILGIVLGVFSALVTCGIVTAFVPLPAPDLLVIALIAVPLGVAATNLNGILLLQSRTAVINRAVVVSALVLHVPIVVLFFVGSLTTASAVVCWTISTATPFPLLIKALGPLKLRAELPLACRQLALSGRYHIGPVALQLLIMANVLLLNTHVSAAEVGLYIVAMTVLTLALIPADVVAQVILSRQAGEEEHGARHITARAIRLNLLLSSVVVCAVVIVSPTLIPLVYGVAFTGSVSPLLCMAPGVIAFSLHRPVEQYLVRLGRPMTMAAIPVSALFVTLALSIVMVPWWGAAGASLASSVSYIAMIVIEIRWYARVVRAGARDLLPQASDLRSLWAAVRTRPSAASRRPR is encoded by the coding sequence ATGAATAAGATCTTCGCGGACACCATTCAGACGATGGCCAGTTCCGCGCTGCGGTCGGTGTTGATCGCGGTTACCGGGATTATACTCGCGCGCAGTTTGCAGCCCCAAGGCCAGGGAACTTACGCTATGGTCACGACAACGGCCCTGACCGCGATCGCCATGGGTCACCTCTCATTGTCGAAGTCCCAGATAGCTTTCTGGCCTGACGCGGCACGACGCCCGTCGGTGACGGGCAACGCCCTCATCCTCGGCATAGTACTCGGTGTTTTCTCTGCTCTTGTTACATGTGGAATCGTCACAGCCTTCGTCCCCTTGCCAGCACCAGACCTGCTGGTGATAGCTCTGATTGCTGTGCCGCTCGGCGTCGCGGCGACCAACCTCAACGGGATCCTGCTCCTACAGTCTCGTACTGCGGTAATCAATCGTGCGGTCGTAGTCTCTGCGCTCGTCCTGCATGTGCCGATCGTTGTGCTTTTTTTCGTGGGATCTCTTACCACCGCCTCAGCGGTCGTTTGCTGGACAATCTCCACTGCCACGCCGTTCCCGTTGCTGATTAAGGCTCTTGGCCCGCTCAAGCTGCGGGCTGAGCTCCCGCTCGCCTGCCGGCAGCTGGCGTTGTCTGGTCGCTATCACATTGGGCCTGTGGCTCTCCAACTTCTGATTATGGCAAATGTTCTCCTGCTGAACACTCACGTGTCCGCGGCAGAAGTGGGCCTATACATCGTTGCCATGACGGTCCTGACCCTTGCACTCATACCGGCTGACGTCGTGGCGCAAGTTATTCTTTCCCGCCAAGCTGGCGAAGAAGAGCATGGCGCAAGACACATCACCGCTCGTGCCATACGACTCAACCTGCTCCTGTCATCGGTTGTGGTCTGCGCTGTGGTCATCGTGTCTCCCACCTTGATCCCGTTGGTCTACGGGGTCGCGTTCACCGGTAGCGTGAGCCCTTTGCTCTGCATGGCTCCGGGCGTAATCGCCTTTTCCCTGCACCGGCCGGTGGAGCAATATCTGGTTCGGCTGGGCCGTCCCATGACCATGGCCGCCATCCCTGTGAGCGCTCTGTTCGTGACTCTGGCGCTGTCCATCGTCATGGTTCCTTGGTGGGGGGCCGCGGGTGCATCACTTGCATCGAGCGTGAGCTACATCGCGATGATCGTAATTGAGATCCGCTGGTACGCTCGAGTAGTCCGTGCTGGTGCGCGGGACCTCCTTCCTCAGGCTTCCGACCTGCGTTCCCTCTGGGCCGCTGTCCGAACCCGACCTTCCGCCGCATCCCGGCGGCCGAGATGA
- the asnB gene encoding asparagine synthase (glutamine-hydrolyzing), with translation MCGIAGMVSTSRPDSDLVRRMCEMIVHRGPDGAGFHFDEHAALGMRRLAIIDLATGDQPVYNEDKQIVAIFNGEIYNFADLRQALAAQGHRLSGTGDSECLVHLYEEYGTDMVRQLRGMFAFAIWDRRHGRLLLARDRVGKKPLYWRSEGGSIWFGSELKSLERDPGLQRDVDPIALHHYLTYQYVPAPWSIYKRVCKLPPGHLLIWERGQITVRRYWELDSSPRHVTNEVEEEERLRELILEATRIRMASERPIGAFLSGGIDSSAVVAAMAMQSTRPVKTFCVGFEESQYDERHKARIVADRYGTDHHEFVVTSDLLDVLPRIAWHFDEPFADSSAIPSFYVAQLSRQHVTVVLNGDGGDESFGGYQRYILMDKAAWIPDIPRRLAATSASIGDLIAQRSESGSFCRRLGRLLQFAAAPPAQRYARLMSSFTPKWKAEIYSDDLRYLLGEVDSYRLFEEAFQRSRAETDLGRVLDVDIATYLPGDLLVKVDITVMANSLEARSPFLDHHLLEWAAGLPISLKVRNNETKLLLKRAVRPWLPREILEYPKQGFGVPLASWLRGELRDLAFDVLTDATARDRGLFRPAVVRNLLHRHIAGADHSVRLWTLLQLELWYRAHATSHNQGMTGCPSLSS, from the coding sequence ATGTGCGGCATAGCCGGAATGGTCTCGACTTCGCGGCCCGACTCGGATCTCGTCCGTCGTATGTGCGAGATGATCGTGCACCGGGGGCCTGACGGTGCGGGCTTCCATTTCGACGAACATGCGGCGCTCGGCATGCGCCGACTGGCGATCATTGATCTGGCCACTGGCGACCAGCCTGTCTACAACGAGGACAAGCAGATCGTCGCCATCTTCAACGGTGAAATTTATAACTTTGCTGACCTGCGGCAAGCTCTGGCCGCGCAAGGACACCGGCTGAGCGGCACAGGTGACTCCGAATGCCTCGTCCACCTCTACGAGGAGTACGGTACCGATATGGTCCGCCAACTCAGAGGAATGTTTGCCTTCGCCATATGGGATCGTAGGCATGGACGCTTGCTCTTGGCGCGAGATCGCGTCGGGAAGAAGCCTCTCTACTGGCGTTCGGAGGGCGGCTCAATATGGTTCGGCTCGGAGCTCAAGTCCTTGGAGCGGGATCCTGGTCTGCAGCGGGATGTCGATCCGATAGCGCTGCACCACTACCTGACTTACCAGTACGTTCCCGCACCTTGGTCCATTTACAAGCGAGTCTGCAAGCTTCCGCCCGGGCACCTACTGATCTGGGAGCGGGGCCAGATTACTGTACGCCGATACTGGGAATTGGACAGTAGCCCACGGCACGTGACGAATGAGGTGGAAGAGGAGGAGCGGCTGCGCGAGCTAATCCTTGAGGCGACCCGCATCCGCATGGCGAGTGAGCGCCCCATCGGAGCATTCTTGTCTGGTGGCATCGACTCGTCTGCAGTGGTGGCTGCCATGGCCATGCAGAGCACTCGACCGGTCAAGACATTCTGCGTAGGCTTTGAAGAGAGCCAGTATGACGAACGTCATAAAGCGCGGATAGTCGCCGATCGCTACGGTACAGATCACCACGAGTTTGTAGTCACCTCCGACTTGCTGGATGTCCTGCCGCGCATCGCGTGGCACTTCGATGAGCCGTTCGCTGATTCCTCGGCCATTCCAAGTTTCTACGTCGCGCAACTGAGCCGGCAGCATGTCACAGTCGTGCTCAACGGTGACGGCGGGGATGAGAGCTTCGGTGGATACCAGCGCTACATACTGATGGATAAGGCCGCGTGGATTCCGGACATACCCCGAAGACTCGCAGCGACATCCGCCTCCATTGGTGACCTCATCGCGCAGCGGAGCGAGAGCGGATCTTTCTGTCGCCGCCTCGGGCGCCTGCTGCAGTTTGCTGCAGCACCTCCAGCACAGCGGTATGCACGCCTGATGTCCTCCTTCACGCCCAAGTGGAAAGCCGAGATTTATAGTGACGATCTCCGGTACCTGCTGGGGGAGGTGGACAGCTACCGGCTGTTCGAGGAAGCCTTTCAGCGGTCACGGGCGGAGACCGATCTCGGCCGTGTCCTCGACGTCGACATCGCCACCTATCTTCCCGGTGACTTGCTAGTTAAAGTGGACATCACCGTGATGGCCAACTCGCTAGAGGCCCGATCGCCTTTTCTTGATCATCACCTCCTGGAGTGGGCGGCCGGTCTACCCATCAGCCTGAAGGTTCGCAATAACGAGACCAAACTGCTGCTTAAACGAGCCGTCCGCCCGTGGTTGCCAAGAGAAATACTGGAGTATCCAAAGCAGGGGTTCGGTGTGCCGCTCGCTTCGTGGCTGCGCGGAGAGCTTCGCGACTTGGCCTTCGATGTGCTGACCGATGCCACTGCACGCGACAGGGGCCTGTTCCGTCCGGCCGTAGTGCGCAATCTGCTCCATCGTCATATTGCGGGCGCCGACCACAGTGTCCGTCTCTGGACCCTCCTGCAGCTAGAGCTCTGGTACCGCGCTCACGCAACTTCTCACAATCAAGGTATGACCGGGTGTCCATCCCTGTCGTCATGA